In Halobaculum magnesiiphilum, the following proteins share a genomic window:
- a CDS encoding helix-turn-helix domain-containing protein, which translates to MPGPKPDVPDQEVLRMIASAPDPVVTSSELAEALDMSQQGAYNRLSSLEENGFVRSRKVGASARVWWITDTGRSELPPLGN; encoded by the coding sequence ATGCCGGGTCCGAAGCCTGACGTTCCCGATCAAGAAGTGCTTCGAATGATAGCTTCGGCCCCAGACCCTGTAGTTACGTCGAGTGAACTTGCGGAGGCTCTGGATATGTCCCAGCAGGGAGCCTACAACCGGCTTTCCTCGCTGGAAGAGAATGGATTCGTACGAAGCAGAAAGGTCGGTGCGAGCGCCCGAGTATGGTGGATCACTGATACGGGTCGAAGTGAATTGCCTCCTCTCGGAAACTAA
- a CDS encoding DUF7342 family protein, whose translation MSEFDPTPDSAREQPRWQEGTDTFGRVYDVVLGLSSPTAYTEVAELADCSPNAAKKHLDRLTEMGIARADHEGRPATYERNDGYLEWQEASQIAADLSIEEIIDRVEALEERRADYESQFGTTDPATVSVFDDGDHETIHDRMDAVSEWQGVIRDLRLYELARQLSQNDGHLIPA comes from the coding sequence ATGAGCGAGTTTGATCCAACTCCTGACTCAGCGCGTGAGCAGCCACGATGGCAGGAGGGAACGGACACATTTGGTCGCGTCTACGACGTGGTGCTCGGGCTCAGCTCACCGACAGCATACACAGAGGTCGCTGAGCTCGCAGATTGCTCTCCGAACGCGGCGAAAAAGCACCTTGATCGCCTCACGGAGATGGGCATTGCTCGCGCCGATCACGAGGGTCGCCCAGCAACATACGAACGAAACGACGGCTATCTCGAATGGCAAGAGGCGAGTCAGATCGCCGCTGACCTCTCTATCGAGGAGATCATCGACCGCGTCGAAGCGCTCGAAGAGCGACGCGCGGACTACGAGTCACAGTTTGGGACCACCGATCCGGCTACCGTTTCTGTGTTCGATGATGGGGATCACGAAACAATCCACGACCGAATGGACGCAGTGAGTGAGTGGCAGGGAGTGATTCGAGATCTCCGACTGTACGAGCTTGCCCGTCAACTCTCACAGAACGATGGCCACCTGATCCCTGCGTAA